In one Trichosurus vulpecula isolate mTriVul1 chromosome 8, mTriVul1.pri, whole genome shotgun sequence genomic region, the following are encoded:
- the UBE2D1 gene encoding ubiquitin-conjugating enzyme E2 D1 — protein MALKRIQKELSDLQRDPPAHCSAGPVGDDLFHWQATIMGPPDSAYQGGVFFLTVHFPTDYPFKPPKIAFTTKIYHPNINSNGSICLDILRSQWSPALTVSKVLLSICSLLCDPNPDDPLVPDIAQIYKSDKEKYNRHAREWTQKYAM, from the exons GAATTAAGTGATCTGCAGCGTGACCCTCCTGCCCACTGCTCAGCAGGACCTGTGGGAGATGACT TGTTCCACTGGCAAGCCACTATTATGGGACCT CCGGACAGCGCATATCAAGGTGGAGTCTTCTTTCTCACTGTACACTTCCCAACAGACTATCCTTTTAAGCCACCAAAG aTTGCTTTCACAACAAAAATCTACCACCCAAACATAAATAGCAATGGAAGTATTTGTCTTGACATCCTGCGGTCACAGTGGTCACCAGCTCTGACTGTATCAAAag ttTTGTTGTCCATATGTTCACTACTTTGTGACCCAAATCCAGATGACCCCTTAGTACCAGATATTGCACAAATCTATAAATCAGACAAGGAAAA ATACAACAGACATGCGAGAGAATGGACTCAGAAATATGCAATGTAA